The following proteins are co-located in the Leishmania major strain Friedlin complete genome, chromosome 30 genome:
- a CDS encoding putative 60S ribosomal protein L9 — MVKVKSLCTLQIPEGVTVDVKGRKVTVTGKRGTLTKDLTHLQLDLRVDKKNRTFTVIRWFGSKIPIACLNTTKAHVQNMITGVTKGYRFKVRCAYAHFPINVSVDGQNIEVRNFLGEKRVRRQLVPNTVKVSQTDPSKVKDEIVFDGNDLEQVSREAAVLHQMCLVKKKDIRKFLDGIYVQTKTNIEGTE, encoded by the coding sequence ATGGTCAAGGTCAAGAGCCTCTGCACCCTGCAGATCCCGGAGGGTGTGACCGTCGATGTGAAGGGCCGCAAGGTCACTGTCACGGGTAAGCGCGGCACCCTCACGAAGGACCTgacgcacctgcagctggacTTGCGCGTGGACAAAAAGAATCGCACCTTCACGGTGATTCGCTGGTTCGGCTCCAAGATCCCGATCGCGTGCCTGAACACCACcaaggcgcacgtgcagaaCATGATCACTGGCGTGACGAAGGGCTACCGCTTCAAGGTGCGCTGCGCCTACGCTCACTTTCCGATCAACGTCTCTGTGGATGGTCAGAACATCGAGGTCCGCAACTTCCTTGGTGagaagcgcgtgcgccgccagctggtGCCCAACACCGTGAAGGTGAGCCAGACCGACCCGTCCAAGGTCAAGGATGAGATCGTCTTCGACGGCAACGACCTGGAACAGGTGTCCCGCgaggccgccgtgctgcaccAGATGTGCCTGGTCAAGAAGAAGGATATCCGTAAGTTCCTTGACGGTATCTACGTCCAGACCAAGACCAACATTGAGGGTACGGAATAG
- a CDS encoding putative calmodulin-related protein, with translation MSLSKRPDDVMDGTGDREVATILRSLAPEEVDMLRDTFIYMDRDSDGFVSREEMMAKVASCVGAERFPPLQEYLVPLFQVADKDRDERLSLTEFLMAFADGPGVVPAEVVNSCVADVQVRLTDEEVSALQSNFNRIDTNQDGVIDSEELEVALRTYLAPTFPDLTDENFKEIVSVVMASADADQNGVISLSEFIRSYQEDQGVLPATYLEPTQKSLVGARQLTDDEETVLREAFAVLDRNNDGFVDLEDLYLVLSDALGSATEEESQIRDLCHLVMRSSDRSKSGQLTVTDFVRSFLRNIQLMQIPVALAHERVRVACEKLQQMQDSGELERLVKVFEDLDSDGDGFVVRSELVKVLKVLFHDAFPGWDEEMLTSVMTAIVVGAERNNGGRLSLEEFIRSFVDGPGVLPPEAVKKWDSVPRRGSYSTEDALKQSCYRPSTATDADLGLIGEALSRLYAEKGADGVITEDELHSGIAELYVDDPNRGEEMFHFALQQFVLPRKDGGLMWSANVLFEDDVEEEVRGMRASGLDPSDSAVMRSSTSSSRRPRASVLVSANEVVEPTPSAPSRTAWMSSTQSPKHQILSPAADAMVHTAAPWSQSSSDKALSCTYAQPKRIDEAAMTPAASVMHDWGEKRPLSVNELCSFRPDSTILTEKLKQQFDYYDIEQKGYLDRDTFKKIYATMENYGLDPSPMEVDRRFRRYSRMSDKIFFNEFCILMLQRARL, from the coding sequence ATGTCGCTCTCAAAGAGACCGGATGACGTGATGGACGGCACTGGCGACCGAGAAGTGGCCACCATTCTCCGCTCTCTGGCaccggaggaggtggacatGCTACGCGACACGTTCATCTACATGGACCGCGACAGTGACGGCTTCGTCAGCCGCGAGGAGATGATGGCGAAGGTAGCGTCTTGTGTTGGCGCAGAGAGGTttccgccgctgcaggagtACCTTGTACCGCTGTTTCAAGTAGCTGATAAGGACCGCGATGAGCGGCTTAGCCTGACGGAGTTTCTCATGGCGTTCGCAGACGGTCCTGGTGTGGtgccggcggaggtggtAAACAGCTGCGTCGCGGATGTGCAGGTTCGGCTAACGGATGAGGAGGTATCGGCCCTGCAGAGCAACTTCAATCGCATCGACACGAACCAGGATGGCGTTATCGATTCGGAGGAGCtcgaggtggcgctgcggaCGTACCTTGCCCCCACGTTTCCGGATCTGACGGATGAGAATTTCAAGGAGATCGTCTCCGTTGTGATGGCCAGCGCCGATGCGGATCAGAACGGTGTCATCTCCTTGTCGGAGTTTATTCGTAGCTACCAGGAGGACCAAGGCGTGCTACCAGCCACCTATCTAGAGCCCACGCAGAAAAGCCTGGTCGGTGCGCGTCAGCTCAccgacgacgaggagacggtgctgcgggAGGCGTTCGCCGTGCTGGACCGCAACAACGACGGCTTCGTCGACCTCGAGGACCTCTATCTCGTCCTCTCGGACGccctcggcagcgccaccgaggaggagagccaAATACGCGACTTGTGCCATTTGGTCATGAGGAGCTCCGACCGCAGCAAGAGCGGCCAGCTCACCGTCACAGATTTTGTCCGCAGCTTCTTGCGCAACATACAACTCATGCAGATCCCTGTGGCGCTCGCCCACGAGCGGGTGCGAGTGGCCTGTGAAAAGCTGCAGCAAATGCAGGACTCGGGGGAGCTTGAGAGGCTCGTAAAGGTGTTCGAAGATCtggacagcgacggcgacgggtTCGTGGTGCGTTCGGAGCTGGTGAAGGTGCTCAAGGTGCTGTTCCACGACGCCTTTCCTGGCTGGGACGAGGAGATGTTGACCTCGGTCATGACGGCCATCGTCGTTGGGGCGGAGAGAAACAATGGCGGTCGGCTCTCCCTGGAGGAGTTCATCCGCAGCTTTGTCGACGGCCCCGGCGTTCTACCTCCCGAGGCGGTCAAGAAGTGGGACTCCGTCCCCAGGCGTGGCTCGTACTCTACTGAAGACGCTCTGAAGCAGTCGTGCTATAGAccgagcaccgccaccgacgcAGATCTCGGTCTCATCGGCGAAGCCTTAAGCCGGCTGTAtgcggagaagggggcggaCGGTGTCATCACAGAGGACGAACTACACTCCGGCATCGCTGAACTCTACGTTGACGACCCCAACCGCGGAGAAGAGATGTTCCACTTTGCTCTCCAGCAATTTGTGTTGCCCCGCAAAGATGGGGGTTTGATGTGGAGCGCCAACGTCCTTTTCGAAGACGATGTGGAAGAGGAGGTCAGGGGCATGAGGGCAAGCGGGCTCGACCCGAGCGACTCGGCGGTGATGCGCTCATCGACGAGTTCCAGTCGCCGGCCACGCGCTTCAGTGCTCGTCTCCGCTAACGAAGTGGTAGAGCCGACACCGAGCGCGCCATCGCGGACGGCGTGGATGTCGTCTACGCAATCGCCAAAGCATCAGATCTTGTCACCCGCAGCCGATGCCATGGTGCATACAGCCGCTCCATGGAGTCAGAGCAGTAGCGACAAAGCGTTATCGTGCACCTACGCCCAGCCGAAGCGGATagacgaggcggcgatgacgccaGCTGCTTCTGTCATGCACGActggggagagaagaggccCTTGAGCGTCAATGAACTGTGCAGTTTTCGCCCGGATAGCACCATTCTCACGGAAAAGCTGAAGCAGCAGTTCGATTACTACGACATAGAGCAGAAGGGCTACCTGGATCGGGATACTTTCAAGAAGATCTACGCGACTATGGAGAACTACGGGCTTGACCCGTCGCCGATGGAAGTGGACAGGCGCTTCCGTCGCTACTCGCGAATGTCCGACAAGATCTTCTTCAACGAGTTTTGTATCCTCATGCTTCAGCGGGCCCGTCTGTGA